Proteins encoded by one window of Synechococcus sp. MVIR-18-1:
- a CDS encoding penicillin-binding protein 2 — protein sequence MPAKRQGSTPKARRERRRVIRLEPVPAGRMKVVFVLLCAGLLGLVGRMAWLQIVQASELEARARVVQTQRTKPLGSRRPIVDRNGRLVALDEERYRIWAHPRYFNFPGDEPTLIRDRQEVAARLSPVLALSSGELNKRMGDRASGIKLAEGVDPETATTVRSLGISGIDLEPYPYRVYPQGSLFANVVGFLNQERQPQAGLEQSRDDDLQRHEQARSLRRGADGTPLPDNLAPGVFFGDDLRLQLTLDARLQELAAKALSAQVKTWKAKKGVAIVMDVTNGELMALASTPTYDANRYWDFNPERFREWSVQDLYEPGSTFKPINLALALQEGVIQPNETVYDSGALTIGGWPIRNHDRKGNGVVDFATVLQVSSNVGMVQAMRKMRPSNYWDWLSRLGLDAKPDTDLPGAVAGQLKTKEQFTTQPIEPATAAFGQGFSLTPLKLVQLHALIANGGRLVSPHITRGLRAGHALAPSGERMGQPLLRPEVTRTVLNWMESVVEKGSGKGVRTPGYRIGGKTGTAQKAVNGVYVPGALICSFVATLPIEDPRYVVLVVVDEPQGEHAYGSTVALPVAKSIIDGLLVIEKIPPSGRVKSAQTDTPPP from the coding sequence ATGCCAGCCAAGCGGCAAGGCTCGACCCCTAAGGCGCGTCGTGAACGACGAAGGGTCATTCGTCTTGAGCCGGTGCCCGCGGGTCGCATGAAAGTGGTCTTTGTGCTGCTGTGTGCAGGTTTATTGGGTTTGGTTGGGCGTATGGCCTGGTTACAGATTGTTCAAGCCTCCGAGTTGGAGGCGCGGGCCCGTGTGGTGCAAACCCAACGCACCAAGCCCCTGGGCAGCCGCCGGCCGATTGTGGATCGCAACGGCAGGCTTGTGGCCTTAGACGAGGAGCGTTATCGAATCTGGGCTCACCCTCGTTACTTCAACTTTCCTGGCGACGAGCCGACGCTCATTCGTGACCGTCAAGAGGTTGCTGCACGCCTCTCCCCCGTGTTGGCCCTTTCCTCTGGCGAGCTCAACAAAAGGATGGGAGACAGAGCGTCTGGCATCAAGTTGGCTGAGGGCGTTGACCCTGAAACGGCAACAACAGTTCGTTCCCTTGGAATCAGCGGCATCGATCTTGAGCCCTATCCCTACCGCGTCTATCCGCAGGGATCTCTTTTTGCCAATGTCGTTGGTTTCCTCAATCAAGAGCGTCAGCCCCAGGCGGGGCTGGAACAGAGTCGTGACGATGACCTGCAGCGTCACGAACAGGCCAGGAGTCTTCGTCGCGGAGCAGACGGAACCCCGTTGCCAGACAACCTCGCGCCAGGCGTGTTTTTCGGGGATGACTTGAGATTGCAGCTCACCTTGGATGCCCGCTTACAGGAGCTGGCTGCCAAGGCCCTGTCGGCACAGGTCAAGACCTGGAAAGCCAAAAAGGGAGTGGCGATCGTGATGGATGTCACCAATGGCGAATTAATGGCGCTGGCCTCAACGCCGACGTACGACGCGAATCGCTATTGGGATTTCAATCCAGAGCGTTTTCGCGAATGGTCTGTTCAAGACCTTTACGAACCGGGTTCGACTTTTAAGCCGATCAATTTGGCTTTAGCGCTTCAAGAAGGTGTGATCCAACCCAACGAGACGGTTTACGACAGTGGGGCCCTCACAATTGGTGGCTGGCCGATTCGCAACCACGACCGCAAGGGCAATGGCGTCGTGGATTTCGCAACCGTGCTTCAGGTTTCAAGCAATGTCGGCATGGTGCAGGCGATGCGCAAAATGCGTCCCTCTAATTATTGGGACTGGTTGAGTCGGCTTGGGCTCGATGCGAAGCCGGACACAGACCTTCCAGGTGCAGTAGCGGGCCAGCTGAAGACCAAGGAACAATTCACGACGCAGCCCATCGAGCCAGCTACAGCAGCATTCGGTCAAGGCTTCTCGCTGACACCTCTCAAGCTTGTTCAATTGCATGCACTGATCGCCAATGGCGGGAGGCTTGTGAGTCCTCACATCACCCGTGGTTTACGGGCTGGCCATGCATTGGCTCCGAGTGGTGAGCGCATGGGGCAACCCTTGCTTCGCCCAGAGGTCACGCGCACAGTGCTGAACTGGATGGAATCCGTGGTGGAAAAAGGCAGCGGTAAGGGGGTGCGCACCCCTGGTTATCGCATTGGCGGCAAAACAGGCACAGCCCAAAAGGCAGTGAATGGTGTGTATGTCCCTGGGGCCTTGATTTGCAGTTTTGTCGCAACGCTTCCGATCGAGGACCCTCGTTATGTCGTGCTGGTGGTGGTTGATGAACCACAGGGGGAGCACGCCTATGGCTCAACTGTGGCTTTGCCTGTGGCTAAATCCATCATTGATGGGCTCCTGGTGATTGAAAAAATCCCACCAAGTGGTCGGGTTAAATCTGCACAAACGGACACACCTCCTCCTTGA
- a CDS encoding CPBP family intramembrane glutamic endopeptidase, whose protein sequence is MTSPLNGRSNAAPKWKVLLAVVSMVLACSVWFLGLMDSLGRPSVAPALSLEQQELALLADPALMPSLKPLLVGQDPAKSLLETLRETPLDSLSERQTLLFASLENDPGRRKTLLETPLQTPNLRTLQETLAIEPRPRDLSSQDQELLSDNSPDPLTRRLVCQALGGEPSDCLESSAAKAASKAAARRLVLSELMPLGALLLGSLLLVRQLWLLLRRKQSSWPELQAAPLGLVDMVLLIAGGFVVLGEVLVPLLVTPLSALVARSIAAPLNQSVAVLIGYCALATPPLLILKSQLDGLDQRLLPAGGWLQWRVSPWWTALFQGGRAWLMVMPPVVLTGWLMSRFIGDQGGSNPLLEMVLNGSDPLALFLLAITAVVLAPLFEETVFRGVLLPVLGRSFGRGWSVFGSALVFAVAHLSIGELLPLLVLGLGLALLRLSSGRLLPCVVMHALWNGVTFLNLVLLGT, encoded by the coding sequence TTGACCAGCCCGCTGAACGGACGTTCAAACGCAGCACCTAAGTGGAAAGTCCTTCTAGCTGTCGTTTCGATGGTGCTGGCTTGCAGCGTTTGGTTCCTCGGCTTGATGGACAGCCTCGGGCGCCCATCTGTGGCTCCCGCTTTGTCGTTGGAGCAGCAAGAGCTGGCGTTGTTGGCGGATCCCGCCTTGATGCCATCGCTCAAACCTCTGCTTGTTGGCCAAGATCCTGCCAAAAGCTTGCTTGAAACGTTGAGAGAGACCCCTCTCGACAGCCTCAGCGAACGCCAAACACTGTTATTTGCATCGTTAGAAAACGATCCAGGGCGTCGTAAGACCTTGTTGGAGACTCCACTTCAAACCCCAAACCTTCGGACGCTTCAGGAAACTTTGGCCATCGAGCCGCGGCCTCGTGACCTCTCCTCACAGGACCAGGAGTTGTTGTCTGACAACAGTCCTGATCCCTTAACCCGGCGTTTGGTGTGCCAAGCATTGGGAGGTGAACCGTCCGATTGCCTTGAAAGCTCTGCAGCCAAGGCTGCATCCAAGGCCGCGGCTCGACGTCTTGTTCTGAGTGAGCTGATGCCGCTCGGAGCACTGTTGTTGGGTTCTCTTCTGCTGGTTCGTCAGCTTTGGTTGCTTCTGCGCCGCAAGCAATCGTCCTGGCCTGAACTGCAAGCCGCACCCCTTGGTTTGGTGGACATGGTGCTGCTGATCGCTGGGGGTTTTGTGGTGCTGGGCGAGGTGCTGGTCCCACTTTTAGTCACTCCTCTTTCAGCCTTGGTGGCTCGGAGCATTGCGGCGCCACTCAACCAGTCGGTGGCTGTGCTGATTGGCTATTGCGCTCTCGCGACGCCGCCGTTGCTCATCCTCAAAAGTCAGCTTGATGGTCTTGATCAGCGTTTGCTGCCTGCAGGTGGTTGGCTTCAGTGGCGCGTGAGCCCATGGTGGACGGCACTGTTTCAGGGCGGCCGCGCCTGGTTGATGGTGATGCCGCCTGTGGTGTTAACCGGTTGGCTGATGAGTCGCTTTATCGGCGATCAGGGAGGCAGTAATCCATTGCTGGAAATGGTGCTGAACGGCAGCGATCCGTTGGCCTTGTTCCTGCTGGCCATCACCGCGGTTGTGCTCGCCCCTCTGTTTGAAGAAACAGTGTTCCGTGGGGTGCTGTTGCCCGTTTTAGGACGCTCCTTCGGGCGGGGTTGGAGCGTTTTTGGCAGCGCCCTTGTGTTTGCGGTTGCTCACCTCAGCATTGGTGAGTTACTTCCTTTGTTGGTTCTTGGTTTGGGTTTGGCATTGCTGCGTTTAAGCAGTGGTCGACTCCTTCCTTGTGTGGTGATGCATGCTCTCTGGAACGGTGTCACTTTCCTGAATCTTGTCTTGCTGGGAACTTGA
- a CDS encoding histidine phosphatase family protein has product MSLRLLLVRHGLSSFNIERRIQGRNDLSTLTATGEDQARRMGVALADVPIDAAYSSPLQRAAATTAGVLSVRQDGLAPVLDNGLLEIDLEPWSGLTADERAIQDPEGYATWRQRPEELELTRADGTRYQPLTELMVQARAFLKGLMERHPVTGDDTVLVVGHNAILRCLILVLLGEPQGGFRRLRLDNASLSVFNLSSGPNGYQVQIECLNSIAHLEPALPAKGTKARLVLVRHGETDWNRQGRFQGQIDIPLNSNGHAQAEAARSFLEAVTLDRAYSSSMSRPRETAEGILKSHAGVPLTVTDGLMEIGHGLWEGKLESEIREGWEELLQAWKDAPETVQMPEGETIQDVWERSVACWNSIADGLDPSETALVVAHDAVNKTILCHLLGLAPKDIWAVKQGNGGVTVIDMPEDPSQPAVVSCLNLTSHLGGVLDRTAAGAL; this is encoded by the coding sequence GTGTCACTGCGTCTCCTCCTGGTCCGCCACGGCCTGAGCAGCTTCAACATTGAGCGCCGCATCCAGGGGCGCAACGATCTATCAACACTCACAGCCACTGGCGAAGACCAGGCGCGACGCATGGGCGTGGCCTTGGCCGACGTCCCGATTGATGCGGCCTACAGCTCACCTCTTCAACGTGCTGCCGCTACCACAGCCGGAGTGCTGAGCGTGCGTCAAGACGGCCTGGCCCCCGTTCTGGATAACGGACTGCTGGAGATTGATCTCGAGCCCTGGAGCGGGCTAACAGCCGATGAACGGGCGATCCAGGATCCAGAGGGCTACGCCACCTGGCGTCAACGACCGGAAGAGCTAGAACTCACCCGCGCTGACGGCACCCGGTATCAACCGCTAACCGAGTTGATGGTTCAGGCGCGGGCGTTCTTGAAAGGCCTCATGGAACGGCATCCAGTGACTGGCGACGACACCGTTCTGGTCGTGGGTCACAACGCCATTCTTCGCTGCTTAATTCTGGTGTTGTTGGGCGAGCCTCAAGGAGGCTTCAGGCGGCTACGCCTGGACAATGCATCGTTGTCGGTGTTCAACCTCTCTTCCGGGCCTAATGGCTACCAAGTCCAGATCGAATGCTTAAACAGCATTGCCCACTTAGAGCCGGCTCTGCCAGCCAAAGGCACCAAGGCGCGTCTGGTGCTTGTCCGCCACGGTGAAACAGATTGGAACAGGCAGGGGCGATTCCAAGGACAGATTGATATTCCCCTCAATAGCAACGGCCATGCCCAAGCAGAGGCGGCTCGCTCCTTCCTCGAGGCTGTGACTCTGGATCGGGCTTACAGCAGCTCGATGTCTCGTCCAAGAGAAACCGCTGAGGGGATTTTGAAATCGCACGCCGGCGTACCGCTCACCGTGACTGATGGCCTGATGGAAATCGGCCACGGGCTTTGGGAGGGAAAGCTGGAATCAGAAATTCGAGAGGGCTGGGAAGAGTTACTCCAGGCCTGGAAGGACGCTCCCGAGACGGTGCAAATGCCCGAAGGCGAAACGATTCAAGACGTATGGGAACGCTCTGTGGCCTGCTGGAACAGCATCGCGGATGGGCTCGATCCTTCAGAGACAGCCTTAGTTGTGGCGCATGATGCAGTGAACAAAACAATCCTGTGTCACCTCTTAGGCCTTGCCCCCAAAGACATTTGGGCCGTGAAACAAGGCAACGGAGGCGTCACGGTGATCGACATGCCAGAAGATCCAAGCCAACCTGCAGTGGTGAGTTGCCTTAATCTCACCTCCCACCTCGGTGGGGTTCTGGATCGAACAGCAGCGGGAGCACTCTGA
- a CDS encoding dihydroorotase, which produces MTETMLLDPVQVLVASDQPLQVGSAALFEDDRLIALGEEARQRAAERGVSGHNRAQQLLAPCLVDPHSSLPSPFTGSGETLKTLINSAGRAGYGQLALLPNGESERDSPERLKGFQPSDCDLKIHLWGSFTHHGEGERLSLHADLLEAGAIGLSAGEQMPSANLIDRALLLGEMDGAPVLIAPNDSNLGGDGMIREGVETLRAGWPADPTISETLPMGQLLELQRRHSNRKLVLMNLSTAAGVEMLSHATSSPLATVSWWHLVQDRSSQPAEATHWFVTPSIGGQRDRWALIQALGEGKINAVAVHGIPLDDEECLLPPDQRPKGLSGHHLVLPTLWQHLVVDLNWSVNQLWQALSFGPARLLGQEEERLSIGSNRWLLFDPDQIWDQTRAASQAPRAANQPWLGMRMRGQVVSCGLRIPTNQVD; this is translated from the coding sequence ATGACTGAGACGATGCTGCTCGACCCCGTGCAGGTTCTAGTCGCAAGCGATCAGCCGCTCCAAGTAGGAAGTGCTGCTCTCTTTGAAGATGATCGTCTTATCGCCCTAGGGGAAGAGGCAAGGCAGCGAGCCGCTGAGCGAGGTGTTTCGGGGCATAACCGGGCCCAGCAACTCCTCGCCCCATGTCTTGTCGACCCACATTCAAGCCTTCCCAGTCCATTTACAGGAAGCGGAGAGACGCTCAAAACCCTCATCAACTCCGCAGGGCGAGCCGGTTATGGACAGCTCGCACTGCTTCCAAACGGTGAATCGGAACGGGATAGCCCAGAACGCTTAAAGGGATTCCAGCCGAGCGATTGCGATCTCAAAATTCACTTATGGGGAAGCTTCACCCATCACGGAGAAGGCGAACGCCTCAGCCTCCACGCCGATCTGCTTGAAGCAGGTGCCATCGGTCTGAGCGCTGGGGAGCAGATGCCGTCTGCCAACCTCATCGACCGCGCCTTACTGCTCGGAGAAATGGATGGAGCCCCTGTGCTGATTGCACCCAATGACTCCAACCTGGGCGGAGACGGAATGATCCGGGAAGGCGTGGAGACACTACGAGCCGGATGGCCTGCAGATCCAACCATCAGCGAAACGCTACCCATGGGGCAGCTCCTGGAATTGCAGCGCCGCCATAGCAATCGCAAGCTTGTGCTCATGAATCTTTCCACCGCTGCTGGAGTGGAGATGTTGAGCCATGCAACGTCATCTCCTCTGGCAACTGTCAGCTGGTGGCACCTCGTGCAGGATCGATCCAGCCAACCAGCTGAAGCGACCCATTGGTTTGTCACCCCTTCCATTGGTGGACAACGTGATCGCTGGGCCTTAATTCAGGCCTTAGGAGAAGGAAAGATCAACGCCGTTGCTGTTCATGGCATTCCTCTCGACGATGAGGAGTGTCTATTGCCTCCCGATCAACGTCCAAAAGGGTTATCCGGTCATCACTTAGTGCTGCCAACCCTCTGGCAGCATCTCGTGGTCGATTTGAACTGGAGTGTGAACCAACTCTGGCAGGCGCTCAGTTTCGGCCCAGCACGGTTGCTTGGACAGGAGGAAGAACGACTGAGCATCGGAAGCAACCGCTGGTTGCTCTTTGATCCTGACCAAATATGGGATCAAACCCGTGCTGCTTCCCAAGCCCCGAGAGCTGCCAACCAGCCTTGGCTCGGCATGCGCATGCGAGGGCAAGTGGTGAGTTGTGGACTCAGGATCCCAACGAACCAAGTCGATTAA
- the lepB gene encoding signal peptidase I encodes MSFRIEARCLLVDKQHNSRSDDERPNSSETLQEGHKDQKKERGSGHPLWDFWGPLLFTMALYFGIRHYLAEARFIPSGSMLPGLQIQDRLLVEKLTYRGRKPRRGEIVVFNSPYAFDPALRSTTSPPPFQCVLANIPLIGLIPGVSHPACDAYIKRVVAVAGDQVVVNPRGQVRVNGVDLDEPYVTNYCPLDKRGMSLCRTLNATVPEGRVLVLGDNRSNSWDGRYWPGGAFLPEDQIIGRAVWRFWPFNRLGSLGS; translated from the coding sequence GTGAGCTTCAGGATTGAAGCAAGGTGCCTGTTGGTAGACAAGCAACACAACAGTCGTTCTGACGACGAGCGGCCCAACAGCAGCGAGACTCTTCAGGAGGGCCATAAGGATCAAAAAAAGGAACGAGGTTCTGGACATCCGCTCTGGGATTTTTGGGGCCCGTTGTTGTTCACGATGGCTCTCTATTTCGGGATTCGTCACTATCTGGCCGAGGCACGCTTCATTCCCTCAGGCTCGATGCTTCCTGGCTTGCAGATCCAAGATCGCTTGCTTGTCGAGAAGCTCACCTATCGCGGCCGCAAACCTCGGCGCGGAGAAATTGTTGTGTTCAATTCCCCCTATGCCTTCGATCCTGCACTGCGCTCAACAACGTCACCCCCACCTTTTCAATGCGTTCTCGCAAATATCCCTTTGATTGGGTTGATTCCTGGCGTCAGTCATCCGGCCTGTGATGCCTACATCAAACGCGTTGTGGCTGTGGCGGGTGATCAGGTGGTCGTCAACCCTCGAGGACAGGTGCGTGTGAACGGTGTTGATCTCGACGAACCATATGTGACTAATTACTGCCCTCTGGACAAGCGGGGTATGAGCCTTTGCCGCACCCTGAATGCCACGGTTCCGGAGGGACGTGTCCTCGTTCTTGGTGACAACCGTAGTAACAGCTGGGATGGGCGCTATTGGCCGGGTGGAGCCTTCCTGCCTGAAGATCAGATTATTGGTCGAGCGGTCTGGCGTTTCTGGCCATTTAATCGACTTGGTTCGTTGGGATCCTGA
- a CDS encoding Spx/MgsR family RNA polymerase-binding regulatory protein: MAPTIKVYSYSRCSTCRKALAWLDANNLAYEVVDITTAPPSKEVLSLAFERLGLRQRLFNTSGQSYRALGAAVVKAMNDDDALAALAADGRLIKRPFVALPSGDFLVGFKTEDWNQALLG; this comes from the coding sequence TTGGCTCCAACCATCAAGGTTTACAGCTACTCCCGATGTTCAACGTGCCGTAAGGCCCTGGCTTGGTTGGATGCCAATAACTTGGCTTACGAGGTTGTTGACATCACAACTGCTCCTCCTTCCAAAGAGGTTCTTTCTCTTGCCTTCGAGCGTTTGGGTCTTCGTCAACGTCTCTTCAACACCAGCGGCCAGAGCTATCGAGCCCTGGGAGCAGCTGTTGTTAAAGCGATGAATGACGATGATGCACTCGCCGCGTTGGCTGCAGATGGGCGTTTGATTAAACGCCCTTTTGTTGCCTTGCCCAGCGGCGATTTTTTGGTGGGTTTCAAGACCGAGGATTGGAACCAGGCTCTTTTGGGTTGA
- a CDS encoding 2Fe-2S iron-sulfur cluster-binding protein, whose protein sequence is MPTIRFEQEGQQVGCIEGANLRKAALSSGINPYKGLNNLNNCGGVGQCGTCVIEVLEGAQNLSPRSDVEEVYLSDRPANYRLSCRTSVNGDVTIKTRPDEGVGKGSNSLLGAVKNLFGR, encoded by the coding sequence GTGCCCACCATCCGTTTTGAGCAGGAAGGCCAACAGGTCGGTTGCATCGAAGGAGCGAATTTACGCAAAGCAGCCCTGTCATCTGGGATCAACCCATACAAAGGTCTGAACAACCTCAATAATTGTGGCGGGGTTGGCCAGTGCGGAACCTGCGTGATCGAGGTTCTTGAAGGAGCCCAGAACCTCTCCCCCCGTAGCGATGTTGAAGAGGTTTATCTCTCGGATCGCCCCGCAAATTATCGCCTGAGCTGCCGCACAAGTGTGAATGGCGATGTCACCATCAAGACTCGCCCTGACGAAGGCGTTGGTAAGGGTTCAAACAGCCTGCTTGGTGCTGTGAAGAACTTGTTTGGACGTTGA
- a CDS encoding inorganic diphosphatase encodes MDLRSLPPSPSPGLLNLIVEIPAGSCNKYEFSEDVGVMALDRVLHPSIRYPFDYGFVPNTLAEDGSPLDAMVIMAEPTFAGCLIKARPIGVLDMDDTGHYDGKILCVPVADPRQAGIKSIQQIAPSQLEDVAEFFRTYKNMDGRVISIGGWRDSDAVAPLLEACVRAAGG; translated from the coding sequence ATGGATCTGAGGTCCCTGCCTCCTTCTCCCTCTCCGGGGCTACTCAATCTGATCGTTGAGATTCCAGCGGGTAGTTGCAACAAATATGAGTTTTCAGAAGACGTTGGCGTGATGGCACTGGACCGTGTGCTTCACCCTTCGATTCGATATCCCTTTGATTACGGATTTGTTCCCAATACGCTTGCCGAGGACGGCTCACCTCTCGATGCCATGGTGATCATGGCGGAACCTACCTTTGCGGGATGTTTGATCAAAGCCAGGCCGATCGGGGTGCTCGACATGGACGACACGGGGCATTACGACGGCAAGATTCTTTGTGTTCCGGTTGCTGACCCGCGGCAAGCAGGGATTAAGAGCATCCAACAAATTGCACCCAGCCAGCTTGAGGATGTGGCTGAGTTTTTCCGTACTTACAAAAATATGGATGGTCGCGTCATTTCGATTGGAGGTTGGCGTGACTCTGATGCCGTTGCTCCCCTGTTGGAGGCATGCGTTCGAGCGGCCGGTGGTTAA
- a CDS encoding resolvase — translation MFPRSIESPVSVAEDASLSTTDVDAVMAQSDALVAIDDVQKSLNRSRASVYRYTNTDSRNLNPPFNPKKLNPEYRSDQKDPLLFHPNEVARFAKDVLRIKEVTVEVLNSPSTATQQVLSAILEELRQIRTHLEDLPAAPSDLAARRDRQERPAA, via the coding sequence ATGTTTCCTAGGTCGATCGAAAGTCCCGTTTCTGTTGCTGAGGATGCCTCTCTATCCACAACAGATGTTGACGCGGTGATGGCTCAATCAGATGCGTTAGTTGCAATCGATGATGTTCAAAAATCCTTGAACCGATCCAGAGCATCTGTTTATCGTTATACAAATACTGATTCCCGCAATTTAAATCCTCCTTTTAATCCCAAGAAGTTAAATCCCGAATATCGAAGCGATCAAAAAGATCCTCTTCTGTTTCATCCGAACGAAGTGGCGCGTTTTGCCAAGGATGTATTGAGGATTAAGGAGGTCACAGTTGAAGTTCTCAATTCTCCATCGACAGCGACTCAGCAAGTTCTAAGCGCCATCCTCGAGGAGTTACGCCAGATCAGAACGCACCTTGAAGACCTTCCTGCAGCACCGTCTGATCTTGCGGCCCGTCGCGATCGACAAGAACGTCCAGCCGCCTAG
- a CDS encoding proline--tRNA ligase, producing the protein MRVSRLMLVTLRDVPADAEIASQQLLIRGGYIRRVGSGIYAYLPLMWRVLQRVMRIVREEMNQIGALETLLPQLQPAELWEKSGRWQGYTAGEGIMFHLEDRQERSLGLGPTHEEVITELASDLLKSYRQLPVTLYQIQSKFRDEIRPRFGLMRSREFIMKDAYSFHGDEGDLASMYTQMERAYTQVFQRCGLTAVGVDADSGAIGGAASQEFMVTADAGEDLILISPDGDYAANQEKAVSIAPPALPLPSGKSQVIATPGQLTIDALCSAHALDPSQVVKVLLLLAKLESGDEQPVLVCLRGDQELNEVKLVNALTKQLDSPVLDLNPINAEQLKYQGLEPFPFGSIGPDLSDHLLAGARSWRNTFYKLADTTAAELDRFVCGANTSDEHRWGCNWSDLGAIPTMDLRNARAGDHCVHRPEQSLEERRGIEVGHIFQLGRKYSQSMGAQITTNEGKQEHLWMGCYGIGISRLAQAAVEQHHDDAGMIWPLSIAPFQVIVVVANIQDEVQMALGEEIYNELRASGIDALLDDRGERAGVKFKDADLIGIPWRVVVGRAAAEGNVELVQRSKRDANVLSKADAISSLFKAIPTELRVQL; encoded by the coding sequence ATGCGCGTCTCCCGCCTGATGCTGGTGACGCTGCGGGATGTTCCCGCTGACGCCGAAATCGCTTCGCAACAACTGCTAATTCGTGGCGGGTATATCCGACGCGTTGGCTCAGGAATTTATGCCTATCTCCCACTGATGTGGAGGGTCCTTCAAAGGGTGATGAGAATCGTCAGGGAGGAGATGAATCAAATTGGTGCACTTGAAACGTTGTTACCTCAACTTCAACCAGCCGAATTGTGGGAAAAAAGTGGCCGTTGGCAGGGATACACCGCTGGAGAGGGGATCATGTTCCACCTTGAAGATCGCCAGGAACGCTCCCTTGGCCTGGGTCCCACCCATGAAGAAGTGATCACGGAATTGGCCAGTGATCTACTGAAGTCATATCGCCAGCTCCCAGTCACCCTTTATCAAATTCAAAGCAAATTCAGGGACGAGATTCGCCCCCGCTTTGGCTTGATGCGGAGCCGCGAATTCATCATGAAAGATGCCTATTCCTTCCATGGAGATGAAGGAGACCTGGCCAGCATGTACACGCAGATGGAGAGGGCCTACACCCAAGTCTTCCAACGTTGCGGCCTGACGGCTGTCGGAGTTGATGCCGACAGTGGAGCCATCGGCGGCGCCGCATCCCAGGAATTCATGGTGACAGCCGATGCAGGAGAAGATTTGATCCTCATCAGTCCTGATGGTGATTACGCAGCCAATCAAGAAAAAGCCGTCTCAATCGCACCACCTGCTCTGCCCTTACCCAGCGGGAAATCACAGGTCATTGCCACTCCAGGGCAGCTCACGATTGATGCTCTGTGTTCAGCCCATGCGCTTGATCCCAGTCAGGTGGTCAAAGTGCTGCTACTCCTCGCCAAGCTTGAGTCCGGCGATGAACAGCCGGTTCTTGTCTGTCTGCGCGGAGACCAGGAACTCAACGAGGTGAAGCTTGTTAACGCACTCACAAAACAACTCGACAGCCCCGTTCTCGATCTCAACCCGATCAATGCCGAACAACTGAAATATCAAGGACTGGAGCCCTTCCCGTTTGGCTCCATCGGCCCCGACCTCTCAGATCACCTCCTCGCTGGGGCGCGCAGCTGGCGGAACACGTTCTACAAGCTCGCTGACACAACAGCTGCAGAGCTCGACCGTTTTGTCTGCGGAGCCAACACAAGCGACGAACACCGTTGGGGCTGCAACTGGTCTGATCTCGGCGCCATCCCCACGATGGATCTCCGTAATGCCAGAGCAGGCGATCACTGTGTCCATAGGCCAGAACAGAGCCTCGAAGAACGACGCGGGATCGAGGTGGGACATATTTTTCAGCTTGGCCGCAAGTACTCCCAATCGATGGGAGCGCAAATCACCACAAACGAGGGCAAACAGGAGCACCTCTGGATGGGGTGTTACGGCATCGGAATCTCACGACTAGCCCAGGCCGCCGTTGAGCAGCATCACGATGACGCCGGAATGATCTGGCCGCTCAGCATTGCCCCGTTTCAGGTGATCGTGGTGGTGGCCAATATTCAAGATGAGGTCCAAATGGCCCTCGGTGAGGAGATTTACAACGAGCTCCGTGCCTCCGGGATCGATGCCCTACTGGACGATCGTGGAGAGCGGGCCGGGGTGAAATTCAAAGATGCCGATCTCATCGGCATCCCTTGGAGAGTTGTCGTTGGTCGTGCTGCCGCCGAGGGAAACGTGGAACTGGTGCAACGTTCAAAACGAGACGCCAACGTTTTAAGCAAGGCCGACGCCATCTCGTCCCTTTTTAAAGCGATCCCAACCGAGCTTCGGGTCCAGCTCTAA
- the psb27 gene encoding photosystem II protein Psb27, translating into MIAVLKRLTRRLTNVTLALCLGLALLVTACGNESSTLTGDYVQDTVAVAHTIHDTLALPQDAANRQEAEGEARDLITEYVSRYRARPKVNGLSSFTTMQTALNSLAGHYNNYTNRPVPDALRARIDKELGKAEKAAVRGT; encoded by the coding sequence ATGATCGCCGTACTGAAACGCCTCACTCGCCGTCTAACCAATGTGACCTTGGCCCTTTGCCTTGGGCTTGCTTTGCTCGTGACGGCTTGCGGGAACGAATCGTCCACCCTTACCGGGGACTACGTCCAAGACACCGTTGCTGTAGCCCACACCATTCACGACACTTTGGCGTTGCCCCAGGACGCGGCGAATCGCCAAGAAGCTGAAGGCGAGGCCCGCGACTTGATCACCGAGTACGTCTCTCGTTACAGAGCACGTCCCAAGGTGAACGGCTTGAGTTCATTCACGACCATGCAGACCGCACTCAATTCCTTGGCTGGTCACTACAACAATTACACCAACCGTCCCGTTCCCGATGCGCTGAGAGCCAGGATCGACAAGGAATTGGGCAAGGCCGAGAAAGCAGCAGTTCGCGGCACTTGA